The Halogeometricum borinquense DSM 11551 region GCCGTCGGGGATGACGTCTCCCGCCTCCTCCATCAGTTTGAGTACGGAGAGAGGGGTTTCTTCGGCGGGCTTGAGAACGACTGCGTTCCCGGCGGCCAGTGCTGGGGCGAGTTTCCACGCGGCCATCAGCAACGGGAAGTTCCACGGGATGATCTGCCCCACAACCCCGTACGGCTCGTTGTACGTCTGAACGCTACGGCTATCGTCTGTCTCGATTGTTTCCCCTTTGTGAGACCGAGCGAGTCCCGCGAAGTACCGGAAGTGATCGACAACCAACTCGATGTCGATACGGGCCTCGGTTATCGGCTTCCCGTTGTCGAGCGATTCCAACTGTGCGAACGCTTCTTTATTGGCTTCGACGCGGTCTGCAATCTCTTGGAGCAGTGCCTGCCGATCAGCGGTCGAGTAGTCGCTGTAGACCGTGTTGTATCCTTTCCAAGCCGCTTCGACGGCATTGTCGATGTCCGCTTCGACACCCGCTTGGAGAGTAGCCAGTGTCTCTCCAGTTGTGGGATCGCGTGTTTCAAACGTCTCACCCGAGGCACTCCTTACCCACTCTCCCCCGATGTACAGTTCCCGGTGTTCGGGGAGTACGTCTTCCGCAGTCTGTGCGTGTCGCTGCTTGATTGCTGACTTTCGCTCTGCTGTTGGTTGGGTGTTGTCGCTTGACATACACTGCTAGTGTTATCTGTTTAGCATAAATAACTTTTCAATAGATGGTCTTGTTGGCTAGTCTGAAGACATCGGTTTTACTCATCCGTCGAGATACGGGAGCGGACTTACAGGGGACATCATGGGCGATCCGGTTAGTATCTGTCCTAACTGCGGAACGTGTGAGCTGCCATAGATCACGAGCGTCCGCTGGTCGTCCGCGTTGGGTACGTTCCAGATGTTCGATGCGATACGTAGATTCCGCTGGGTCCACGCAGTCATGAGCTTCACCATCGTGTACTCGCCCGGATCACTGTTTTCAAACGCTGTCGCGTAGAGTTGTTGATCATTCTGCCAAACGCTCGACTCCGAGTTGAGCATATTCAATCTCTTGTAGTGTTCCAGTAGTGACCCCTCGTTGAGTCGCTGTTGCTCCTGCTCAACGGTTTCACCGATATCGGAGATTGGATACTGAACCGAGTCCGGCTTGATCAAGAGCGACTGCAGCGAACCCGATAGTTGCTGCTTTTCTTCTTCGGTCAGCAGCGCATCCAGCCTCTGATAGTAGTCAACGGCGGCGACAGAGTCGTGACCGAGTTTGTCAGCAAGTCGGAACCCCACCTGAATTATCTCGTCGCTTCTGTCTCTGTCCCATCCAGAGACGGTATCGATAGTCTCGTTGTCGGTGGTGTATGCCGTGTACGCCCTATCGACAATCGACTGTTCTGATGC contains the following coding sequences:
- a CDS encoding DUF5694 domain-containing protein, translating into MAPNLMDRRSFVGATAAAAIAGLAGCNAVQDDPKTLDYAAADPWPSTKDGQREVMLLGTSHLAQTPEDTQNAYALDAGNVLGEQRQRELETLTDRLAAWDPDRIAVEHVASEQSIVDRAYTAYTTDNETIDTVSGWDRDRSDEIIQVGFRLADKLGHDSVAAVDYYQRLDALLTEEEKQQLSGSLQSLLIKPDSVQYPISDIGETVEQEQQRLNEGSLLEHYKRLNMLNSESSVWQNDQQLYATAFENSDPGEYTMVKLMTAWTQRNLRIASNIWNVPNADDQRTLVIYGSSHVPQLGQILTGSPMMSPVSPLPYLDG